Proteins encoded together in one Jaculus jaculus isolate mJacJac1 chromosome 7, mJacJac1.mat.Y.cur, whole genome shotgun sequence window:
- the Ccdc177 gene encoding coiled-coil domain-containing protein 177 isoform X1, protein MRDSNKGRGSAMVDPVREEEKEGAEAGGGSEGEGATAASVPPDAHGAQQPAASSASASAAAPRKTEVPGGAEGGRREQSPLLHLDLFNFDCPEAEGSRYVLTSPRSLEACARCAVKPVELLPRALADLVREAPGRSMRVAKGLYEAYEAERRAKLQQCRAERERIVREEKRRLFTPLGTAGAPASASSASAPSAGSSSSCSSASLPASPAPRATRKTSPSPSSARAKPPPAGARTGRKSHSLDSLSRRRDGTLSSESGASSSSYSGESLRELRWHPRASAARNSCPAGSASSAPNPLGRPSALTLVPLTARSFSLGDLSHSPQTAQHVERIVRQVRAERGLRGVPERDRKIAALMLARHQEERLLLEQRAAAHGQWEQQRVRAEQRREREEREKQRALEQGRRAWAAQVEERRGRRGREEREAARRRQQQCERSEERRRELAERQGVLRRERAERAARDDRLRKLQQEQNLKQREEGLQEGRERAEQLRRERAQRAARAKQRQEGQLLREKRELSRAERARHEALLRGRVRQQHEEREGLRSSLEASLGRAQENYEQLLELRTRELRERARREELQGRRAKEAAERKEREHQAHLEALARAGERRLQHAAQVAEETVQQKARRVVQTRLEKERTQRANKEKVERDEDCRRRELLQAIGRKLERSEQLSRERRTALESARSTARASFHVREKVREETNTRSFDRMVREAQLHASLDRK, encoded by the exons ATGCG AGACTCCAACAAAGGACGAGGCTCAGCTATGGTGGACCCCGTgcgagaagaggagaaggagggagctgAAGCCGGTGGTGGTTCCGAAGGGGAGGGGGCCACAGCGGCATCCGTGCCCCCGGATGCCCATGGTGCCCAGCAGCCTGCGGCTTCCTCGGCCTCCGCTTCCGCGGCAGCGCCCCGAAAGACGGAAGTCCCTGGCGGGGCCGAAGGTGGGCGGCGGGAGCAGTCGCCGCTGCTGCACCTCGACCTCTTCAACTTCGACTGCCCCGAAGCCGAGGGTAGCCGCTACGTGCTGACCAGTCCCCGTTCGCTAGAGGCCTGCGCCCGCTGCGCCGTCAAGCCGGTGGAGCTGCTGCCACGGGCCCTGGCCGACCTGGTACGCGAGGCCCCAGGTCGCTCCATGCGGGTAGCCAAGGGCCTGTACGAGGCGTACGAGGCGGAGCGGCGGGCCAAGTTACAGCAGTGCCGCGCCGAGCGCGAGCGGATCGTGCGCGAGGAGAAGCGACGCCTCTTCACGCCGCTGGGCACCGCCGGGGCCCCGGCCTCCGCCTCCTCGGCTTCGGCCCCGAGCgcgggcagcagcagcagctgcagcagcgcCAGCCTGCCCGCGTCCCCCGCGCCCCGTGCCACCCGGAAGACCTCTCCCAGCCCTTCCTCGGCCCGGGCTAAACCACCGCCCGCGGGTGCTCGGACAGGTCGGAAGAGTCACTCGCTGGACTCGCTGTCCCGCCGGCGCGACGGGACCCTCAGCTCCGAGTCGGGCGCGTCGTCGTCGTCCTACAGCGGGGAGAGCCTTCGGGAGCTCCGTTGGCATCCTCGGGCCTCGGCGGCCAGGAACAGCTGTCCAGCGGGCTCAGCGTCCTCTGCACCCAACCCGCTGGGTCGTCCTTCGGCCCTGACGCTGGTTCCGCTCACGGCGCGTAGCTTCAGCCTGGGCGACCTGAGCCACTCGCCTCAGACGGCGCAGCACGTGGAGCGCATCGTGCGCCAAGTGCGCGCCGAGCGCGGCCTGCGCGGGGTTCCCGAGCGCGACCGGAAGATCGCGGCGCTCATGCTGGCGCGACACCAGGAGGAGCGTCTGTTGCTGGAGCAACGCGCCGCGGCCCACGGCCAGTGGGAGCAGCAGCGCGTGCGCGCCGAGCAGCGCCGCGAGCGCGAAGAGCGCGAGAAGCAGCGCGCGCTGGAGCAGGGCCGCCGGGCCTGGGCGGCGCAGGTGGAAGAGCGGCGAGGCCGCCGGGGCCGCGAGGAACGGGAGGCGGCCCGGCGACGGCAGCAGCAGTGCGAGCGCAGCGAAGAGCGGCGGCGGGAGCTGGCCGAGCGCCAGGGCGTGCTGCGGAGGGAGCGGGCGGAACGAGCGGCTCGGGACGACCGGCTGCGCAAGCTGCAGCAGGAGCAGAATCTGAAGCAACGGGAGGAGGGCCTGCAGGAAGGGCGGGAACGGGCCGAGCAGCTCCGCAGGGAGCGCGCCCAACGCGCGGCGCGCGCCAAGCAGCGGCAGGAGGGCCAGTTGCTGCGGGAGAAGCGGGAGCTGAGCCGGGCGGAGAGGGCCCGTCACGAAGCGCTGCTCCGAGGTCGAGTCCGGCAGCAGCACGAGGAGCGCGAGGGCCTGCGCAGCTCCCTGGAGGCCAGCTTAGGCCGCGCGCAGGAGAACTACGAGCAGCTGCTGGAGCTGCGCACCCGGGAGCTGCGCGAACGGGCCCGGAGGGAGGAGCTGCAGGGTCGGCGGGCCAAGGAGGCGGCGGAGCGCAAAGAGCGGGAGCATCAGGCGCACTTGGAGGCTTTGGCCCGCGCCGGCGAGCGACGGCTGCAGCACGCGGCGCAAGTAGCCGAGGAAACCGTGCAGCAGAAGGCCCGGCGCGTGGTCCAGACCCGGCTGGAGAAGGAGAGGACCCAGCGGGCCAACAAGGAGAAGGTGGAGAGGGACGAAGACTGCCGCCGCCGGGAGCTGCTCCAGGCCATCGGACGCAAGCTGGAGCGCAGTGAGCAGCTGTCTCGAGAACGGCGCACCGCGCTGGAGAGCGCGCGCTCCACCGCCCGGGCCTCCTTCCACGTGCGCGAGAAGGTGCGCGAGGAGACCAACACACGCTCCTTCGACCGCATGGTGCGGGAGGCCCAGCTGCACGCCAGCCTGGACCGCAAATGA
- the Ccdc177 gene encoding coiled-coil domain-containing protein 177 isoform X2, with protein MVDPVREEEKEGAEAGGGSEGEGATAASVPPDAHGAQQPAASSASASAAAPRKTEVPGGAEGGRREQSPLLHLDLFNFDCPEAEGSRYVLTSPRSLEACARCAVKPVELLPRALADLVREAPGRSMRVAKGLYEAYEAERRAKLQQCRAERERIVREEKRRLFTPLGTAGAPASASSASAPSAGSSSSCSSASLPASPAPRATRKTSPSPSSARAKPPPAGARTGRKSHSLDSLSRRRDGTLSSESGASSSSYSGESLRELRWHPRASAARNSCPAGSASSAPNPLGRPSALTLVPLTARSFSLGDLSHSPQTAQHVERIVRQVRAERGLRGVPERDRKIAALMLARHQEERLLLEQRAAAHGQWEQQRVRAEQRREREEREKQRALEQGRRAWAAQVEERRGRRGREEREAARRRQQQCERSEERRRELAERQGVLRRERAERAARDDRLRKLQQEQNLKQREEGLQEGRERAEQLRRERAQRAARAKQRQEGQLLREKRELSRAERARHEALLRGRVRQQHEEREGLRSSLEASLGRAQENYEQLLELRTRELRERARREELQGRRAKEAAERKEREHQAHLEALARAGERRLQHAAQVAEETVQQKARRVVQTRLEKERTQRANKEKVERDEDCRRRELLQAIGRKLERSEQLSRERRTALESARSTARASFHVREKVREETNTRSFDRMVREAQLHASLDRK; from the coding sequence ATGGTGGACCCCGTgcgagaagaggagaaggagggagctgAAGCCGGTGGTGGTTCCGAAGGGGAGGGGGCCACAGCGGCATCCGTGCCCCCGGATGCCCATGGTGCCCAGCAGCCTGCGGCTTCCTCGGCCTCCGCTTCCGCGGCAGCGCCCCGAAAGACGGAAGTCCCTGGCGGGGCCGAAGGTGGGCGGCGGGAGCAGTCGCCGCTGCTGCACCTCGACCTCTTCAACTTCGACTGCCCCGAAGCCGAGGGTAGCCGCTACGTGCTGACCAGTCCCCGTTCGCTAGAGGCCTGCGCCCGCTGCGCCGTCAAGCCGGTGGAGCTGCTGCCACGGGCCCTGGCCGACCTGGTACGCGAGGCCCCAGGTCGCTCCATGCGGGTAGCCAAGGGCCTGTACGAGGCGTACGAGGCGGAGCGGCGGGCCAAGTTACAGCAGTGCCGCGCCGAGCGCGAGCGGATCGTGCGCGAGGAGAAGCGACGCCTCTTCACGCCGCTGGGCACCGCCGGGGCCCCGGCCTCCGCCTCCTCGGCTTCGGCCCCGAGCgcgggcagcagcagcagctgcagcagcgcCAGCCTGCCCGCGTCCCCCGCGCCCCGTGCCACCCGGAAGACCTCTCCCAGCCCTTCCTCGGCCCGGGCTAAACCACCGCCCGCGGGTGCTCGGACAGGTCGGAAGAGTCACTCGCTGGACTCGCTGTCCCGCCGGCGCGACGGGACCCTCAGCTCCGAGTCGGGCGCGTCGTCGTCGTCCTACAGCGGGGAGAGCCTTCGGGAGCTCCGTTGGCATCCTCGGGCCTCGGCGGCCAGGAACAGCTGTCCAGCGGGCTCAGCGTCCTCTGCACCCAACCCGCTGGGTCGTCCTTCGGCCCTGACGCTGGTTCCGCTCACGGCGCGTAGCTTCAGCCTGGGCGACCTGAGCCACTCGCCTCAGACGGCGCAGCACGTGGAGCGCATCGTGCGCCAAGTGCGCGCCGAGCGCGGCCTGCGCGGGGTTCCCGAGCGCGACCGGAAGATCGCGGCGCTCATGCTGGCGCGACACCAGGAGGAGCGTCTGTTGCTGGAGCAACGCGCCGCGGCCCACGGCCAGTGGGAGCAGCAGCGCGTGCGCGCCGAGCAGCGCCGCGAGCGCGAAGAGCGCGAGAAGCAGCGCGCGCTGGAGCAGGGCCGCCGGGCCTGGGCGGCGCAGGTGGAAGAGCGGCGAGGCCGCCGGGGCCGCGAGGAACGGGAGGCGGCCCGGCGACGGCAGCAGCAGTGCGAGCGCAGCGAAGAGCGGCGGCGGGAGCTGGCCGAGCGCCAGGGCGTGCTGCGGAGGGAGCGGGCGGAACGAGCGGCTCGGGACGACCGGCTGCGCAAGCTGCAGCAGGAGCAGAATCTGAAGCAACGGGAGGAGGGCCTGCAGGAAGGGCGGGAACGGGCCGAGCAGCTCCGCAGGGAGCGCGCCCAACGCGCGGCGCGCGCCAAGCAGCGGCAGGAGGGCCAGTTGCTGCGGGAGAAGCGGGAGCTGAGCCGGGCGGAGAGGGCCCGTCACGAAGCGCTGCTCCGAGGTCGAGTCCGGCAGCAGCACGAGGAGCGCGAGGGCCTGCGCAGCTCCCTGGAGGCCAGCTTAGGCCGCGCGCAGGAGAACTACGAGCAGCTGCTGGAGCTGCGCACCCGGGAGCTGCGCGAACGGGCCCGGAGGGAGGAGCTGCAGGGTCGGCGGGCCAAGGAGGCGGCGGAGCGCAAAGAGCGGGAGCATCAGGCGCACTTGGAGGCTTTGGCCCGCGCCGGCGAGCGACGGCTGCAGCACGCGGCGCAAGTAGCCGAGGAAACCGTGCAGCAGAAGGCCCGGCGCGTGGTCCAGACCCGGCTGGAGAAGGAGAGGACCCAGCGGGCCAACAAGGAGAAGGTGGAGAGGGACGAAGACTGCCGCCGCCGGGAGCTGCTCCAGGCCATCGGACGCAAGCTGGAGCGCAGTGAGCAGCTGTCTCGAGAACGGCGCACCGCGCTGGAGAGCGCGCGCTCCACCGCCCGGGCCTCCTTCCACGTGCGCGAGAAGGTGCGCGAGGAGACCAACACACGCTCCTTCGACCGCATGGTGCGGGAGGCCCAGCTGCACGCCAGCCTGGACCGCAAATGA